A window from Lactiplantibacillus pentosus encodes these proteins:
- a CDS encoding mandelate racemase/muconate lactonizing enzyme family protein has product MKIISADVMQVPSADPSFSGNSKGSTEDWSPIVLRLNTDAGISGFGEAGLAYGKGWRGGLGMLRDFCHVIIGEDPLNIEKIWHQLQTTTYWGLAGGVVVNSAISAIDIALWDIKGKYYRTPIYQLLGGKTNDHLRTYASQLQYNWGAHIEKERLLTPEDYAEVTRKVMSEGYDALKFDPIIFSDQPDGGGQWPTTGPLTTKVMKTTYDRVKAMRDAGGDDLDIIIDMHANTDTTAAIQIGQLLEPLRIWYYEEPVSPLNPDNTLEVAQHVNIPIAAGERVFTRWGFRELFEKRAIKVVQPDLCLCGGISEAKKICDMAEVYDINAQIHVCGSPIATAAALQTEAAISNFVIHEQYQRALNENDRKTCIHDYQPENGFFKVPDLPGLGQELTPEAIAKSQIFTVE; this is encoded by the coding sequence ATGAAAATTATTAGTGCCGATGTCATGCAAGTTCCAAGTGCAGATCCAAGCTTCAGTGGTAATTCTAAGGGATCCACAGAAGATTGGTCACCAATCGTCCTGCGTCTTAATACCGACGCGGGCATCTCTGGCTTTGGTGAAGCCGGGTTAGCTTACGGTAAAGGTTGGCGGGGTGGCCTCGGGATGCTACGCGATTTCTGCCACGTCATTATTGGTGAAGATCCATTAAATATTGAAAAGATTTGGCACCAATTACAAACGACGACTTACTGGGGGTTGGCCGGCGGTGTCGTCGTCAACTCAGCAATCAGTGCCATCGATATTGCACTCTGGGATATTAAAGGTAAGTATTATCGCACCCCTATCTACCAGTTACTCGGTGGCAAAACCAATGACCACCTGCGCACTTACGCCAGTCAGTTGCAGTACAACTGGGGCGCCCATATCGAAAAAGAACGCCTACTTACTCCTGAAGATTACGCGGAAGTAACTCGTAAGGTCATGAGTGAAGGCTACGACGCCCTCAAGTTTGACCCAATTATTTTCAGTGACCAGCCAGATGGCGGTGGGCAGTGGCCGACGACTGGTCCCCTCACGACCAAGGTCATGAAAACAACCTATGATCGGGTTAAAGCCATGCGAGATGCTGGTGGCGATGATTTAGACATTATTATTGATATGCACGCCAATACCGATACGACTGCGGCAATTCAAATCGGTCAATTGTTGGAACCATTACGCATCTGGTATTACGAAGAACCCGTCAGCCCACTCAATCCAGATAATACCTTGGAAGTTGCTCAACACGTCAATATTCCAATTGCTGCCGGTGAACGGGTCTTCACTCGCTGGGGATTCCGCGAACTTTTCGAAAAACGTGCCATCAAGGTCGTCCAACCCGATTTATGCTTATGTGGCGGAATTTCAGAGGCTAAAAAAATCTGCGATATGGCTGAAGTTTACGATATCAATGCGCAGATCCACGTTTGCGGAAGTCCAATCGCGACGGCTGCCGCACTCCAAACCGAAGCGGCCATCTCCAACTTCGTGATTCATGAACAGTATCAACGTGCGCTTAATGAAAACGACCGTAAAACTTGTATTCACGATTACCAACCTGAAAATGGCTTCTTCAAAGTTCCTGATCTCCCTGGACTAGGCCAAGAATTGACCCCAGAAGCCATTGCTAAATCACAAATCTTCACAGTCGAATAA
- a CDS encoding gluconate:H+ symporter has product MPLFIIALGVAILVLLIVKLKLNTFVALIIVSTLVGLLLGIPITKINTVIENGIGSQLGSLAIVFGLGAMLGRLIADSGAGYRIAMVLSEKFGRRQIEWAIVLASFIIGLALFFEVGLVVLLPIVFVIANELGIAMLYLAIPMAAALNVAHAFLPPHPDPVAIAAIFNAPLGHVLVLGILAAIPTVIITGPVYNHVLHRLYPSAYHIKTTNKVLGDYHPFELADTPGFGISIVTATMPIILIAGATISKYLLSAKTLPDQVIQLIGSPDSAMLLSLLLAIYTLGIRRHVPMKRLGQSMRTAVEQIAMMLFIIGGGGAFKQVLVTGGVAKYVATLFSSVHWSPIIAAWIMTAVLRVCIGSTTVAALTGAGLAVPLMQATGVNPALMVLAVGAGSVFCDHVNGAGFWMIKQYFDLSLKETLLTWTPLTMLMSVVGLGCVLGLSLLF; this is encoded by the coding sequence ATGCCATTGTTCATTATTGCGTTAGGTGTTGCGATTTTAGTGTTATTGATTGTTAAGTTGAAGTTGAACACCTTTGTCGCGTTGATTATTGTGTCGACTTTGGTTGGTCTCTTATTAGGGATTCCTATTACGAAAATCAACACGGTAATTGAAAATGGCATTGGTAGTCAGCTAGGTAGCTTGGCAATTGTTTTCGGACTTGGAGCGATGCTAGGCCGGCTGATTGCGGATTCAGGTGCTGGTTACCGGATTGCGATGGTGTTAAGTGAAAAGTTTGGTCGGCGGCAGATTGAATGGGCGATTGTTTTGGCTTCATTCATTATTGGCTTAGCATTGTTCTTTGAAGTCGGTCTGGTCGTTTTGTTGCCAATCGTGTTTGTAATTGCCAACGAGCTAGGAATTGCGATGCTTTATTTGGCCATCCCAATGGCGGCTGCATTGAATGTTGCCCATGCCTTTTTACCACCGCATCCGGATCCAGTGGCGATTGCTGCAATTTTCAACGCACCACTAGGACACGTGCTGGTCTTAGGCATTTTGGCCGCAATCCCAACGGTTATTATTACTGGACCAGTCTACAACCATGTTCTACATCGGCTTTATCCGAGCGCCTATCATATTAAAACGACCAATAAAGTCCTTGGTGATTACCATCCCTTCGAACTTGCAGATACGCCTGGTTTTGGCATCAGTATTGTCACCGCAACGATGCCGATTATTTTAATTGCCGGTGCAACGATTTCAAAGTATTTGTTATCGGCCAAAACGTTGCCTGATCAAGTCATTCAACTGATTGGCTCACCGGATAGCGCCATGTTGCTGTCATTATTGTTAGCAATTTATACGTTAGGGATTCGGCGACACGTGCCAATGAAAAGGTTAGGACAATCCATGCGTACCGCCGTTGAACAAATTGCGATGATGTTGTTTATTATCGGTGGTGGTGGCGCCTTCAAGCAGGTCCTGGTTACGGGTGGTGTTGCCAAGTATGTAGCGACTTTATTTTCATCCGTTCATTGGTCCCCAATTATCGCAGCTTGGATCATGACTGCCGTTTTACGTGTCTGCATTGGGTCGACTACCGTGGCGGCCTTGACTGGTGCGGGACTAGCGGTGCCACTGATGCAAGCCACTGGTGTCAATCCTGCACTAATGGTATTGGCGGTGGGTGCTGGTTCAGTATTTTGTGACCACGTTAACGGCGCCGGTTTCTGGATGATCAAGCAGTATTTCGATTTGAGCCTCAAAGAAACGTTGCTTACTTGGACGCCATTAACGATGCTCATGTCAGTCGTGGGTCTGGGCTGTGTACTGGGGCTGTCGTTGCTGTTCTAG
- a CDS encoding SLC13 family permease translates to MKHTKWIAGLVGIILGLIITFAIPTPHGLTHAGMVVLASLVTANIFWIFNVIPSFATGLLMLSSWVILGATDFPTAFNIFSTTTMWIIIGGLGLGAAATKTGLINRIALKIMSWFPANFSGQTLALFTAGTIISPMIPSAHPKTAMSTPIAQGISNALGYKPMSKGSSGLFLAAIWGFLVMEASFLSATAQNYAFKGLLPNKFQSVLSWGNWFIMMLPWTLIALVGGFFLLRFLFRPHNDQTVSKAFINQQLTDLGPMSREEKITGGVILVAIVFWILESTVNIPAAVTALVGVSVLVATKVLTPNDFKTRLSWNTIIFIGTVMALGNVMQTVGLTTWLRVILKPVISPILGNIWITVIALPIIIYICKFVVVSLISTGTLIIIALLPFFQTTPFNPAVIVFIVTTSVNIWLLSYMDAPFLTGSAAVNNSMASKRSLATSSLGYMVINIVGLLCCVPVWQLLGVV, encoded by the coding sequence ATGAAACATACTAAATGGATTGCGGGCTTGGTCGGTATTATTCTTGGTTTGATCATTACATTCGCGATTCCGACGCCCCACGGCCTGACCCATGCTGGGATGGTCGTCTTGGCATCGTTAGTCACCGCCAATATTTTCTGGATTTTTAATGTCATTCCAAGCTTTGCCACTGGGCTGTTGATGTTGTCTTCATGGGTTATTTTAGGTGCAACCGACTTTCCAACGGCTTTCAATATTTTCTCGACCACAACGATGTGGATTATTATTGGTGGCCTGGGATTAGGTGCTGCTGCGACTAAAACTGGATTGATTAATCGAATCGCTTTGAAAATTATGTCGTGGTTTCCCGCTAACTTTAGTGGTCAAACTTTAGCACTCTTTACGGCTGGGACAATCATTTCACCGATGATTCCAAGTGCCCATCCCAAAACAGCGATGAGTACCCCGATTGCCCAGGGGATTAGCAACGCACTCGGCTATAAACCAATGAGTAAGGGAAGTTCCGGCTTGTTTCTGGCCGCCATCTGGGGATTTCTGGTCATGGAAGCTAGTTTTCTGAGTGCGACTGCTCAGAACTACGCTTTCAAAGGGTTATTACCCAATAAATTTCAATCAGTATTAAGTTGGGGCAATTGGTTCATTATGATGTTGCCATGGACGCTTATCGCACTAGTTGGTGGTTTCTTCCTCTTGCGGTTCTTATTTAGACCACATAACGATCAAACCGTTTCTAAAGCGTTCATCAATCAACAACTCACGGACCTAGGACCAATGTCGCGGGAAGAAAAAATCACTGGTGGTGTCATTCTCGTTGCAATCGTCTTCTGGATTCTCGAATCAACCGTCAACATTCCGGCCGCGGTCACCGCACTTGTCGGCGTCAGTGTCTTAGTTGCCACAAAGGTTCTGACCCCTAATGACTTCAAAACCCGCTTAAGTTGGAATACGATTATCTTCATCGGGACCGTGATGGCTTTAGGAAACGTTATGCAAACGGTCGGCTTAACTACCTGGCTTCGTGTCATTTTGAAACCAGTCATCAGCCCAATCTTAGGCAACATCTGGATTACCGTCATTGCACTGCCAATCATTATCTACATCTGCAAGTTTGTCGTGGTTTCCTTAATCTCCACAGGGACTTTAATTATTATCGCACTACTGCCATTTTTCCAAACCACCCCGTTCAATCCAGCCGTAATCGTCTTCATCGTGACGACCAGTGTCAATATTTGGCTCTTGTCCTACATGGATGCACCTTTCCTAACTGGATCAGCTGCGGTCAACAACTCGATGGCTTCTAAACGCTCATTAGCCACTTCTTCACTCGGCTACATGGTGATTAACATCGTTGGCTTGCTCTGCTGCGTGCCTGTTTGGCAATTACTTGGTGTCGTATAA
- a CDS encoding hydroxyacid dehydrogenase: MKKVLLSEKIDDAGIDLLKKNDFDVQVAPNTDADSMKAAIKDAYAVIMRSSKLPADVIAAGKELKIISRNGTGINNVDVDAATKQHVLVAKVNGANAFSVAEYVMTTMLSLSRRITKSDTALRAHKSELSGTSLPGFSTDYDLNGHELRGKTLAILGLGKIGQQLVTLAEAFGMNVIGYDPYIKDSPVKLYDQLTDIYPLADFLSVNMPLTPETKNMITTKELSLMKPTAYIINSARGGIINEADLADALNHDRLAGAAIDSFNPEPPAPDNPLFDSKNTILTSHIAGTTKEANAALGIGAAQAIIDFSNGKLPQFPVNPDVFDN, translated from the coding sequence ATGAAAAAAGTTTTGCTAAGTGAAAAAATTGACGATGCCGGAATCGACTTGTTGAAAAAGAACGATTTTGACGTTCAAGTCGCCCCTAATACCGACGCGGACTCAATGAAAGCCGCAATTAAAGACGCCTACGCAGTCATTATGCGATCATCCAAGTTGCCAGCCGATGTGATTGCTGCCGGAAAAGAATTGAAAATCATTTCACGTAATGGGACTGGAATCAACAATGTTGATGTTGATGCGGCGACCAAACAGCACGTTTTAGTTGCCAAAGTGAATGGCGCAAATGCCTTTTCCGTGGCGGAATACGTGATGACCACCATGTTGAGCCTCAGCCGGAGAATCACTAAATCAGATACGGCGTTACGCGCTCACAAATCTGAGTTGAGTGGCACTTCACTTCCTGGATTTTCAACTGACTATGACTTGAACGGCCATGAGCTGCGCGGTAAGACACTCGCGATTTTAGGTCTAGGAAAAATTGGTCAACAGTTGGTCACCTTGGCAGAAGCTTTTGGCATGAACGTCATTGGCTATGACCCCTACATCAAGGATTCGCCAGTAAAACTTTATGACCAATTGACTGATATCTATCCCTTAGCTGACTTTTTATCCGTTAACATGCCATTGACACCAGAAACGAAAAATATGATCACAACGAAAGAATTGTCGTTGATGAAACCAACTGCTTATATTATCAATTCAGCACGTGGTGGCATTATTAACGAAGCTGACTTGGCAGATGCACTCAATCATGACCGTCTTGCCGGCGCAGCGATTGATTCATTCAATCCAGAACCACCCGCTCCTGACAACCCACTCTTTGACAGCAAAAACACAATTTTGACCAGTCACATTGCTGGAACGACCAAAGAAGCTAACGCTGCATTGGGTATCGGTGCGGCACAAGCAATCATTGATTTTTCAAATGGCAAACTTCCACAATTTCCAGTTAATCCCGACGTTTTTGACAACTAA
- a CDS encoding LysR family transcriptional regulator: MEINRLKTFLVIAKNGSFKSAAELLFLSPRAVSKQMDQLENELGVKLFIRRHNNTDLTPTGSKFVIAAEDIVNTYNDELIRIQTEQQTKEKRLRIGFSSSNQEITVQKMLIPLLKTDTDIKLEFRQESGQRLQQLVHTGTLDIAVSPYYYMKTDMTDPSLSRIDLAKGNLVVGISALNKLAHANAVSLTDLRGLEVLYYSPYASHYLKKIFYEKFDQAFPEQQINRVSSLELRDMLIAANQGIGFYPSPFLALEQRKNPLIKFLPITDDVNTAYSSTLFYKKSNQNMILQQLIQQLSKANSTDSIIA, from the coding sequence ATGGAAATTAACCGTTTAAAAACATTCTTAGTGATTGCCAAAAATGGTAGTTTTAAATCAGCTGCCGAGTTACTATTCTTATCCCCACGAGCCGTTTCAAAGCAAATGGATCAGCTGGAAAATGAACTAGGTGTCAAGCTCTTCATTCGTCGCCATAACAACACTGACCTAACCCCAACCGGGTCCAAGTTCGTGATTGCAGCCGAAGATATTGTTAACACCTACAATGATGAACTAATTCGCATCCAAACGGAACAACAAACAAAAGAAAAACGACTCAGAATCGGCTTTTCTTCTTCCAACCAAGAAATCACCGTTCAAAAAATGCTCATTCCACTACTTAAAACGGATACCGACATCAAACTAGAATTCCGCCAAGAAAGTGGGCAACGACTGCAACAACTCGTCCATACTGGTACGTTGGACATCGCCGTATCTCCCTATTATTACATGAAAACCGATATGACTGACCCAAGTCTTTCAAGAATTGATCTCGCCAAGGGGAATCTAGTCGTTGGTATCAGCGCACTTAATAAACTGGCCCATGCCAATGCCGTCAGTTTAACTGATTTACGGGGACTTGAAGTGCTGTATTATAGTCCTTACGCGTCGCACTACTTGAAAAAGATCTTCTATGAAAAATTCGACCAAGCCTTTCCAGAACAGCAGATCAATCGTGTCTCGTCACTTGAGCTACGTGACATGTTGATTGCCGCCAATCAAGGGATTGGGTTTTACCCAAGTCCCTTCCTGGCACTGGAACAGCGTAAAAATCCGCTGATCAAATTTCTTCCAATCACTGATGACGTTAACACGGCCTATTCTTCAACGTTATTTTATAAAAAGAGTAATCAGAACATGATTCTCCAGCAATTAATTCAGCAGCTTTCCAAGGCTAACAGCACCGATTCAATTATTGCTTAG
- a CDS encoding enolase C-terminal domain-like protein, which translates to MSIPKIVDMLVYPVAGYDSMLLNLSGAHGAFFTRNIVILKADNGQVGVGEVPGGEKITETLNASKDLVINESIGNYKAALQKIRAKFSYLDQGGRGNQTFDQRIMVHALTAIETAFLDLLGKHFHVPVAALLGDGQQREKVGVLGYLFWVGDSSKTDLPYLQDDDETSEWGKLRRKPVMDADALVKLAQAAYDKYGFKTFKLKGGVFDGETEVAAIKALHEAFPDAKLDLDPNGAWSLKEALHYADELKGVLHYIEDPCGGENGFSGREILSEFQRITHMPTATNMVDTDWRQMSHAIALNAVSIPLADPHFWTMEGAVRVAQLCHEFNLNWGVHSNNHFDISLAMVANAAAAAPGNVYDVDTHWIWQDGQNLTKHPYEIKNGQLTVPRTNEGLGVEVDMDAIERAHQLYVDNNLGARDDAKAMQYLIPNWQFDAKRPALVR; encoded by the coding sequence ATGAGTATTCCAAAAATCGTCGACATGTTAGTTTACCCAGTTGCTGGTTATGATAGCATGTTATTAAACTTAAGTGGTGCACATGGTGCGTTCTTTACGAGAAATATTGTCATTTTGAAGGCGGACAATGGTCAGGTGGGGGTCGGTGAAGTCCCTGGTGGTGAGAAAATCACGGAGACGTTGAACGCGTCCAAAGACCTAGTTATCAACGAATCGATTGGTAATTATAAGGCTGCGTTACAAAAGATTCGGGCCAAGTTTTCATACCTAGACCAAGGTGGCCGTGGGAATCAGACATTTGATCAACGAATTATGGTCCATGCTTTAACTGCAATTGAAACCGCTTTTTTGGACTTGTTAGGTAAGCATTTCCATGTTCCCGTTGCGGCGTTATTAGGCGATGGTCAACAACGTGAAAAAGTTGGGGTTCTCGGTTACCTCTTCTGGGTCGGGGACAGCAGCAAGACGGATCTCCCATACTTGCAAGATGATGATGAGACGAGTGAGTGGGGAAAACTGCGCCGCAAACCTGTGATGGATGCGGATGCCCTGGTTAAGCTCGCCCAAGCAGCCTACGATAAGTATGGTTTCAAGACGTTTAAACTCAAGGGTGGCGTTTTTGATGGTGAGACTGAAGTTGCTGCCATCAAAGCCTTGCATGAAGCTTTTCCGGATGCCAAGCTAGACTTGGATCCGAATGGTGCTTGGTCGCTTAAAGAAGCACTACACTACGCGGATGAGCTCAAGGGTGTGCTACATTACATTGAAGATCCTTGCGGTGGTGAAAATGGCTTCTCTGGACGTGAAATTTTATCCGAATTTCAGCGGATTACACACATGCCGACTGCCACAAATATGGTCGATACTGATTGGCGGCAAATGTCACATGCGATTGCGCTAAATGCAGTCTCAATTCCATTGGCTGACCCACATTTCTGGACGATGGAAGGTGCGGTTCGAGTGGCACAGCTTTGCCATGAATTTAACTTAAACTGGGGTGTTCATTCCAATAATCATTTTGATATTTCATTGGCAATGGTTGCAAATGCTGCAGCGGCAGCGCCAGGCAATGTTTATGATGTCGATACGCACTGGATTTGGCAAGATGGTCAGAATCTGACGAAGCACCCATACGAAATTAAGAATGGTCAATTGACGGTACCACGGACCAACGAAGGCTTGGGCGTTGAAGTGGATATGGATGCTATTGAACGTGCTCATCAATTATATGTGGACAATAATTTGGGTGCGCGTGATGACGCGAAGGCCATGCAATACTTGATTCCAAATTGGCAATTTGATGCCAAACGACCTGCACTGGTTCGCTAA
- a CDS encoding bacteriocin immunity protein encodes MNNHEKAQRLMAQIDTAYNDPEVKQDEQVRAELLRYAIELDKNGNYLLIATKVNGMAARVIREHMQQPLAAINTLYQQTARTSEYYWGVAAASILSGLW; translated from the coding sequence ATGAACAACCATGAAAAAGCACAACGGCTGATGGCGCAAATTGACACAGCCTACAATGATCCTGAAGTAAAACAAGATGAACAGGTGCGCGCGGAACTGCTACGCTATGCCATCGAGCTGGATAAGAACGGCAACTATTTATTAATCGCCACCAAGGTCAACGGTATGGCTGCCCGTGTGATTCGTGAGCACATGCAACAACCACTCGCTGCGATCAACACGCTCTACCAACAGACGGCTCGGACTTCCGAATATTATTGGGGTGTCGCCGCTGCTAGTATCTTGAGTGGGTTGTGGTAA
- a CDS encoding alpha/beta hydrolase: MMPTINSVKTTVNGVTKIVKPFNNEVSGEQFDPLVLKTLTAFEKPAILENNLDDLRTGSLTPAIADPVGQAVTVKNRNITALNRTVSVEWLTPQNVLSHHVLVYFHGGAFYGGVPGNNTVLLKMVAAQSHCEVLNVDYSLAPEAPAPAGILDGLAVFQYLEQRDAETMITVAGDSAGANVIMAATNLNQQLGSNRINQQLLLYPVTAPNADHAGPLWDLAAFPIIDSQRTILANYHDLFRQLDSIMTAYYVPDNFDSHSPLISPLRQDNFTLTPPTTIMVGEFDPFRPQAWAYAQRLADADTATTFIQYQGLNHAFAPLVDQYWQSCDVADVMAKALV; the protein is encoded by the coding sequence ATGATGCCAACAATTAATTCAGTCAAAACCACGGTCAATGGCGTGACTAAAATCGTCAAACCATTCAATAATGAAGTTAGTGGCGAACAATTCGATCCACTAGTGCTCAAAACCCTGACCGCGTTTGAAAAACCAGCGATATTGGAAAACAACCTGGACGACTTGCGCACTGGGAGCTTAACACCCGCAATCGCTGATCCAGTTGGACAGGCGGTCACCGTTAAAAATCGGAACATCACCGCGTTAAATCGGACGGTTAGCGTGGAATGGCTCACCCCACAAAATGTGTTGAGTCATCACGTGCTCGTTTATTTCCACGGTGGTGCCTTCTACGGCGGCGTCCCAGGCAATAATACCGTGTTGCTCAAAATGGTCGCGGCGCAAAGTCACTGCGAGGTATTAAACGTCGATTACAGTCTCGCACCCGAAGCGCCCGCACCCGCCGGAATTCTGGATGGCCTCGCCGTCTTCCAGTACTTGGAACAGCGCGATGCGGAAACGATGATCACCGTGGCTGGTGATTCGGCTGGCGCTAATGTCATCATGGCGGCAACCAATCTGAATCAGCAGCTGGGCAGCAATCGAATCAATCAGCAACTGCTGTTGTATCCGGTCACTGCACCCAATGCTGACCACGCTGGACCATTATGGGACCTTGCCGCGTTTCCAATTATCGACTCACAGCGGACGATTTTAGCCAACTATCACGACCTCTTCCGGCAACTTGATAGCATCATGACCGCTTATTACGTCCCAGACAACTTCGACTCGCATTCACCATTGATTTCACCACTACGTCAAGATAACTTTACGCTCACGCCACCAACCACGATTATGGTCGGTGAATTCGACCCCTTCCGGCCGCAAGCTTGGGCGTACGCGCAACGGTTGGCAGACGCCGATACCGCGACGACCTTCATTCAATATCAAGGTTTGAACCATGCCTTTGCGCCACTCGTTGATCAATACTGGCAGAGCTGCGATGTGGCGGATGTGATGGCCAAAGCGCTCGTTTAA
- a CDS encoding MFS transporter, whose protein sequence is MSIFQTWKRRIAYGSTDMAGNIIWQMVSTYLLFYYTTVAGISAAFAGTLFFVVRFIDAFDALIYGYLIDHTHTKYGQSRPYFVWFGIPLGLLAMSLFMIPSFGGSTTMRLVYISITYTFFSLIYSGANTPITSILPSLTDDSVERTKLASARMVMTTIGTSAVAAITLPMVKMLGNGNQSKGFTLWAVILGLVIMGLFVFAFFNLKETNGAENPNNTGEKPESLSIWQSLKGAARNKPWLLLACSFILLQTFWMLRGNSAIFFIKYVYGKPELAPIFLGIGFVSVIGNLSVPFLSQHFKNRNVLQFSLILGVVGQLFLPVAEKMQSVSLLIAGSVIFLIAMGITFTIVFAMLSDTVDYSTKVLGLNETGFLSAVPMIGAKLGMGIGGFLAGQFLAWGQFNAKAAVQSGRTITFINLAFIWMPIILLAAMIFMMQFYRLDEKQLQANDESATVTTEKEEVEYDANN, encoded by the coding sequence ATGTCGATTTTTCAAACTTGGAAACGGCGAATTGCATACGGTTCCACAGATATGGCCGGAAATATTATCTGGCAAATGGTCAGCACTTACTTACTATTCTACTATACGACGGTTGCGGGCATTTCTGCGGCGTTTGCGGGGACGTTGTTCTTCGTAGTTCGTTTCATTGACGCCTTTGATGCCTTGATTTATGGCTACTTGATCGACCATACGCATACTAAATATGGGCAGTCACGGCCATACTTTGTTTGGTTCGGGATTCCATTAGGCTTACTGGCGATGTCGCTATTCATGATTCCATCTTTTGGTGGCAGTACCACGATGCGGCTCGTCTACATTTCAATCACTTACACCTTCTTTAGCTTGATTTACTCAGGGGCTAACACCCCGATTACGTCGATTCTGCCTAGTTTGACGGATGACAGTGTTGAACGGACGAAACTTGCGAGTGCCCGGATGGTCATGACGACGATTGGGACCAGCGCGGTTGCGGCAATTACCTTACCAATGGTTAAAATGCTTGGTAACGGCAACCAGTCCAAAGGGTTCACCTTATGGGCCGTTATTTTAGGATTAGTGATCATGGGCCTCTTCGTCTTCGCTTTCTTCAACCTTAAGGAAACTAACGGTGCCGAGAATCCGAACAACACGGGTGAAAAGCCGGAATCACTGTCCATCTGGCAAAGTTTGAAAGGTGCCGCGCGCAACAAACCATGGCTCCTACTGGCATGTTCATTTATTTTACTACAAACTTTCTGGATGCTCCGGGGGAACTCCGCCATCTTCTTCATCAAGTATGTCTATGGCAAACCAGAACTGGCACCCATCTTCCTTGGAATTGGGTTCGTTTCCGTTATCGGGAACCTCTCCGTGCCTTTTCTTTCACAACACTTTAAGAACCGCAACGTTTTGCAGTTCTCGCTGATTTTGGGCGTAGTCGGGCAACTCTTTTTACCGGTTGCCGAAAAGATGCAGAGTGTCAGCTTGTTGATTGCCGGCTCCGTTATCTTCTTGATTGCGATGGGGATCACCTTTACGATCGTCTTCGCGATGCTGTCCGATACGGTTGACTATTCGACAAAGGTGCTGGGCTTAAATGAAACCGGATTCTTGTCCGCCGTACCAATGATTGGGGCCAAACTCGGGATGGGTATCGGTGGTTTCCTTGCCGGTCAATTCCTGGCATGGGGCCAATTCAACGCCAAAGCAGCCGTTCAATCTGGCCGCACGATCACTTTTATCAACCTGGCCTTCATTTGGATGCCAATCATCTTACTAGCCGCCATGATCTTCATGATGCAATTCTACCGGCTGGATGAAAAGCAGCTACAAGCTAATGATGAATCCGCGACGGTGACGACTGAAAAGGAGGAAGTTGAATATGATGCCAACAATTAA